Proteins encoded within one genomic window of Gallus gallus isolate bGalGal1 chromosome 1, bGalGal1.mat.broiler.GRCg7b, whole genome shotgun sequence:
- the SCNN1A gene encoding amiloride-sensitive sodium channel subunit alpha isoform X1 has translation MGTASRVSPARGGSVKAEKMPEGEKTRQCKQETEQQQKEDEREGLIEFYGSYQELFQFFCSNTTIHGAIRLVCSKKNKMKTAFWSVLFILTFGLMYWQFGILYREYFSYPVNLNLNLNSDRLTFPAVTLCTLNPYRYSAIRKKLDELDQITHQTLLDLYDYNMSLARSDGSAQFSHRRTSRSLLHHVQRHPLRRQKRDNLVSLPENSPSVDKNDWKIGFVLCSENNEDCFHQTYSSGVDAVREWYSFHYINILAQMPDAKDLDESDFENFIYACRFNEATCDKANYTHFHHPLYGNCYTFNDNSSSLWTSSLPGINNGLSLVVRTEQNDFIPLLSTVTGARVMVHDQNEPAFMDDGGFNVRPGIETSISMRKEMTERLGGSYSDCTEDGSDVPVQNLYSSRYTEQVCIRSCFQLNMVKRCSCAYYFYPLPDGAEYCDYTKHVAWGYCYYKLLAEFKADVLGCFHKCRKPCKMTEYQLSAGYSRWPSAVSEDWVFYMLSQQNKYNITSKRNGVAKVNIFFEEWNYKTNGESPAFTVVTLLSQLGNQWSLWFGSSVLSVMELAELILDFTVITFILAFRWFRSKQWHSSPAPPPNSHDNTAFQDEASGLDAPHRFTVEAVVTTLPSYNSLEPCGPSKDGETGLE, from the exons ATGGGCACGGCGTCCCGCGTCAGTCCCGCGAGG GGTGGTTCTGTGAAGGCAGAGAAGATGCCAGAAGGGGAGAAGACGAGGCAGTGCAAGCAGGaaacggagcagcagcagaaggaagatgaGAGGGAGGGCCTCATCGAATTCTATGGCTCCTACCAGGAGCTGTTCCAGTTCTTCTGTAGCAACACGACCATCCACGGAGCTATTCGCCTGGTGTGCTCTAAAAAGAACAAGATGAAGACGGCCTTCTGGTCTGTCCTCTTCATTCTCACCTTCGGCTTAATGTACTGGCAGTTTGGAATCCTCTACAGGGAGTACTTCAGCTACCCTGTCAACCTCAACCTCAACCTAAACTCGGATAGGCTGACTTTCCCTGCAGTGACGCTGTGCACACTCAACCCATACAG GTACAGTGCCATTCGGAAGAAGCTGGACGAACTGGACCAAATCACACATCAGACACTGTTGGACCTTTATGACTATAACATGTCCCTGGCACGAAGTGACGGGTCAGCACAGTTCTCACATAGGCGCACCTCGAGGAGCCTGCTCCATCATGTTCAGCGCCATCCTCTGCGGAGGCAGAAGCGGGATAACTTGGTCAGCTTGCCAGAAAACAGTCCCTCGGTGGACAAGAACGACTGGAAAATTGGCTTTGTTCTG TGCAGTGAAAACAACGAGGATTGTTTCCATCAGACGTACTCCTCAGGGGTGGATGCAGTGCGGGAATGGTACAGCTTTCACTACATCAATATCCTGGCACAGATGCCTGATGCCAAAGACCTGGATGAGTCTGACTTTGAGAATTTTATTTATGCTTGCCGCTTCAATGAAGCAACATGTGACAAGGC GAATTACACTCACTTCCACCATCccttgtatgggaactgctaCACCTTCAATGACAATAGCAGCAGCCTGTGGACATCCTCTCTGCCTGGGATCAATAATG GCCTCTCTCTGGTGGTGCGCACCGAGCAGAATGATTTCATCCCTCTGTTGTCAACGGTAACTGGAGCCAGGGTCATGGTCCACGATCAGAATGAGCCAGCCTTCATGGATGATGGGGGTTTCAATGTGCGTCCAGGTATTGAGACCTCCATCAGCATGAGGAag GAGATGACTGAGCGTCTTGGGGGCAGTTACAGCGACTGTACAGAGGATGGCAGCGATGTGCCAGTGCAAAATCTGTACTCATCTCGCTACACTGAACAG GTCTGCATTCGTTCCTGCTTTCAGCTCAACATGGTAAAGCGCTGCTCCTGTGCCTATTACTTTTATCCCTTACCTGATGGAGCAGAGTATTGTGACTACACAAAGCACGTAGCTTGGG GCTACTGCTATTACAAACTCCTTGCTGAATTCAAAGCTGATGTGCTGGGCTGCTTCCACAAATGTCGGAAACCTTGCAA AATGACAGAATACCAGCTCTCAGCTGGATACTCTCGCTGGCCTTCTGCTGTCTCAGAG GATTGGGTTTTTTACATGCTTTCACAACAGAACAAATACAATATAACATCCAAGAG GAATGGAGTTGCAAAAGTGAATATCTTTTTTGAGGAATGGAACTACAAGACCAATGGGGAGTCACCAGCCTTTACA gtaGTGACCCTCTTGTCTCAGCTTGGGAATCAGTGGAGTCTCTGGTTTGGATCCTCTGTCCTATCAGTGATGGAGCTTGCTGAGCTGATTCTGGATTTCACTGTCATCACTTTCATCCTGGCCTTCCGCTGGTTCCGCTCCAAGCAGTGGCACTCCTCCCCTGCGCCCCCTCCAAACAGCCATGATAACACTGCTTTCCAAGATGAGGCATCAGGACTTGATGCACCACACCGCTTCACTGTTGAGGCTGTAGTGACCACACTGCCATCTTACAACAGCCTGGAACCATGCGGACCAAGCAAGGATGGTGAGACAGGACTTGAGTGA
- the SCNN1A gene encoding amiloride-sensitive sodium channel subunit alpha isoform 1 (isoform 1 is encoded by transcript variant 1): MGTASRGGSVKAEKMPEGEKTRQCKQETEQQQKEDEREGLIEFYGSYQELFQFFCSNTTIHGAIRLVCSKKNKMKTAFWSVLFILTFGLMYWQFGILYREYFSYPVNLNLNLNSDRLTFPAVTLCTLNPYRYSAIRKKLDELDQITHQTLLDLYDYNMSLARSDGSAQFSHRRTSRSLLHHVQRHPLRRQKRDNLVSLPENSPSVDKNDWKIGFVLCSENNEDCFHQTYSSGVDAVREWYSFHYINILAQMPDAKDLDESDFENFIYACRFNEATCDKANYTHFHHPLYGNCYTFNDNSSSLWTSSLPGINNGLSLVVRTEQNDFIPLLSTVTGARVMVHDQNEPAFMDDGGFNVRPGIETSISMRKEMTERLGGSYSDCTEDGSDVPVQNLYSSRYTEQVCIRSCFQLNMVKRCSCAYYFYPLPDGAEYCDYTKHVAWGYCYYKLLAEFKADVLGCFHKCRKPCKMTEYQLSAGYSRWPSAVSEDWVFYMLSQQNKYNITSKRNGVAKVNIFFEEWNYKTNGESPAFTVVTLLSQLGNQWSLWFGSSVLSVMELAELILDFTVITFILAFRWFRSKQWHSSPAPPPNSHDNTAFQDEASGLDAPHRFTVEAVVTTLPSYNSLEPCGPSKDGETGLE, from the exons ATGGGCACGGCGTCCCGC GGTGGTTCTGTGAAGGCAGAGAAGATGCCAGAAGGGGAGAAGACGAGGCAGTGCAAGCAGGaaacggagcagcagcagaaggaagatgaGAGGGAGGGCCTCATCGAATTCTATGGCTCCTACCAGGAGCTGTTCCAGTTCTTCTGTAGCAACACGACCATCCACGGAGCTATTCGCCTGGTGTGCTCTAAAAAGAACAAGATGAAGACGGCCTTCTGGTCTGTCCTCTTCATTCTCACCTTCGGCTTAATGTACTGGCAGTTTGGAATCCTCTACAGGGAGTACTTCAGCTACCCTGTCAACCTCAACCTCAACCTAAACTCGGATAGGCTGACTTTCCCTGCAGTGACGCTGTGCACACTCAACCCATACAG GTACAGTGCCATTCGGAAGAAGCTGGACGAACTGGACCAAATCACACATCAGACACTGTTGGACCTTTATGACTATAACATGTCCCTGGCACGAAGTGACGGGTCAGCACAGTTCTCACATAGGCGCACCTCGAGGAGCCTGCTCCATCATGTTCAGCGCCATCCTCTGCGGAGGCAGAAGCGGGATAACTTGGTCAGCTTGCCAGAAAACAGTCCCTCGGTGGACAAGAACGACTGGAAAATTGGCTTTGTTCTG TGCAGTGAAAACAACGAGGATTGTTTCCATCAGACGTACTCCTCAGGGGTGGATGCAGTGCGGGAATGGTACAGCTTTCACTACATCAATATCCTGGCACAGATGCCTGATGCCAAAGACCTGGATGAGTCTGACTTTGAGAATTTTATTTATGCTTGCCGCTTCAATGAAGCAACATGTGACAAGGC GAATTACACTCACTTCCACCATCccttgtatgggaactgctaCACCTTCAATGACAATAGCAGCAGCCTGTGGACATCCTCTCTGCCTGGGATCAATAATG GCCTCTCTCTGGTGGTGCGCACCGAGCAGAATGATTTCATCCCTCTGTTGTCAACGGTAACTGGAGCCAGGGTCATGGTCCACGATCAGAATGAGCCAGCCTTCATGGATGATGGGGGTTTCAATGTGCGTCCAGGTATTGAGACCTCCATCAGCATGAGGAag GAGATGACTGAGCGTCTTGGGGGCAGTTACAGCGACTGTACAGAGGATGGCAGCGATGTGCCAGTGCAAAATCTGTACTCATCTCGCTACACTGAACAG GTCTGCATTCGTTCCTGCTTTCAGCTCAACATGGTAAAGCGCTGCTCCTGTGCCTATTACTTTTATCCCTTACCTGATGGAGCAGAGTATTGTGACTACACAAAGCACGTAGCTTGGG GCTACTGCTATTACAAACTCCTTGCTGAATTCAAAGCTGATGTGCTGGGCTGCTTCCACAAATGTCGGAAACCTTGCAA AATGACAGAATACCAGCTCTCAGCTGGATACTCTCGCTGGCCTTCTGCTGTCTCAGAG GATTGGGTTTTTTACATGCTTTCACAACAGAACAAATACAATATAACATCCAAGAG GAATGGAGTTGCAAAAGTGAATATCTTTTTTGAGGAATGGAACTACAAGACCAATGGGGAGTCACCAGCCTTTACA gtaGTGACCCTCTTGTCTCAGCTTGGGAATCAGTGGAGTCTCTGGTTTGGATCCTCTGTCCTATCAGTGATGGAGCTTGCTGAGCTGATTCTGGATTTCACTGTCATCACTTTCATCCTGGCCTTCCGCTGGTTCCGCTCCAAGCAGTGGCACTCCTCCCCTGCGCCCCCTCCAAACAGCCATGATAACACTGCTTTCCAAGATGAGGCATCAGGACTTGATGCACCACACCGCTTCACTGTTGAGGCTGTAGTGACCACACTGCCATCTTACAACAGCCTGGAACCATGCGGACCAAGCAAGGATGGTGAGACAGGACTTGAGTGA
- the SCNN1A gene encoding amiloride-sensitive sodium channel subunit alpha isoform 2 (isoform 2 is encoded by transcript variant 2), protein MPEGEKTRQCKQETEQQQKEDEREGLIEFYGSYQELFQFFCSNTTIHGAIRLVCSKKNKMKTAFWSVLFILTFGLMYWQFGILYREYFSYPVNLNLNLNSDRLTFPAVTLCTLNPYRYSAIRKKLDELDQITHQTLLDLYDYNMSLARSDGSAQFSHRRTSRSLLHHVQRHPLRRQKRDNLVSLPENSPSVDKNDWKIGFVLCSENNEDCFHQTYSSGVDAVREWYSFHYINILAQMPDAKDLDESDFENFIYACRFNEATCDKANYTHFHHPLYGNCYTFNDNSSSLWTSSLPGINNGLSLVVRTEQNDFIPLLSTVTGARVMVHDQNEPAFMDDGGFNVRPGIETSISMRKEMTERLGGSYSDCTEDGSDVPVQNLYSSRYTEQVCIRSCFQLNMVKRCSCAYYFYPLPDGAEYCDYTKHVAWGYCYYKLLAEFKADVLGCFHKCRKPCKMTEYQLSAGYSRWPSAVSEDWVFYMLSQQNKYNITSKRNGVAKVNIFFEEWNYKTNGESPAFTVVTLLSQLGNQWSLWFGSSVLSVMELAELILDFTVITFILAFRWFRSKQWHSSPAPPPNSHDNTAFQDEASGLDAPHRFTVEAVVTTLPSYNSLEPCGPSKDGETGLE, encoded by the exons ATGCCAGAAGGGGAGAAGACGAGGCAGTGCAAGCAGGaaacggagcagcagcagaaggaagatgaGAGGGAGGGCCTCATCGAATTCTATGGCTCCTACCAGGAGCTGTTCCAGTTCTTCTGTAGCAACACGACCATCCACGGAGCTATTCGCCTGGTGTGCTCTAAAAAGAACAAGATGAAGACGGCCTTCTGGTCTGTCCTCTTCATTCTCACCTTCGGCTTAATGTACTGGCAGTTTGGAATCCTCTACAGGGAGTACTTCAGCTACCCTGTCAACCTCAACCTCAACCTAAACTCGGATAGGCTGACTTTCCCTGCAGTGACGCTGTGCACACTCAACCCATACAG GTACAGTGCCATTCGGAAGAAGCTGGACGAACTGGACCAAATCACACATCAGACACTGTTGGACCTTTATGACTATAACATGTCCCTGGCACGAAGTGACGGGTCAGCACAGTTCTCACATAGGCGCACCTCGAGGAGCCTGCTCCATCATGTTCAGCGCCATCCTCTGCGGAGGCAGAAGCGGGATAACTTGGTCAGCTTGCCAGAAAACAGTCCCTCGGTGGACAAGAACGACTGGAAAATTGGCTTTGTTCTG TGCAGTGAAAACAACGAGGATTGTTTCCATCAGACGTACTCCTCAGGGGTGGATGCAGTGCGGGAATGGTACAGCTTTCACTACATCAATATCCTGGCACAGATGCCTGATGCCAAAGACCTGGATGAGTCTGACTTTGAGAATTTTATTTATGCTTGCCGCTTCAATGAAGCAACATGTGACAAGGC GAATTACACTCACTTCCACCATCccttgtatgggaactgctaCACCTTCAATGACAATAGCAGCAGCCTGTGGACATCCTCTCTGCCTGGGATCAATAATG GCCTCTCTCTGGTGGTGCGCACCGAGCAGAATGATTTCATCCCTCTGTTGTCAACGGTAACTGGAGCCAGGGTCATGGTCCACGATCAGAATGAGCCAGCCTTCATGGATGATGGGGGTTTCAATGTGCGTCCAGGTATTGAGACCTCCATCAGCATGAGGAag GAGATGACTGAGCGTCTTGGGGGCAGTTACAGCGACTGTACAGAGGATGGCAGCGATGTGCCAGTGCAAAATCTGTACTCATCTCGCTACACTGAACAG GTCTGCATTCGTTCCTGCTTTCAGCTCAACATGGTAAAGCGCTGCTCCTGTGCCTATTACTTTTATCCCTTACCTGATGGAGCAGAGTATTGTGACTACACAAAGCACGTAGCTTGGG GCTACTGCTATTACAAACTCCTTGCTGAATTCAAAGCTGATGTGCTGGGCTGCTTCCACAAATGTCGGAAACCTTGCAA AATGACAGAATACCAGCTCTCAGCTGGATACTCTCGCTGGCCTTCTGCTGTCTCAGAG GATTGGGTTTTTTACATGCTTTCACAACAGAACAAATACAATATAACATCCAAGAG GAATGGAGTTGCAAAAGTGAATATCTTTTTTGAGGAATGGAACTACAAGACCAATGGGGAGTCACCAGCCTTTACA gtaGTGACCCTCTTGTCTCAGCTTGGGAATCAGTGGAGTCTCTGGTTTGGATCCTCTGTCCTATCAGTGATGGAGCTTGCTGAGCTGATTCTGGATTTCACTGTCATCACTTTCATCCTGGCCTTCCGCTGGTTCCGCTCCAAGCAGTGGCACTCCTCCCCTGCGCCCCCTCCAAACAGCCATGATAACACTGCTTTCCAAGATGAGGCATCAGGACTTGATGCACCACACCGCTTCACTGTTGAGGCTGTAGTGACCACACTGCCATCTTACAACAGCCTGGAACCATGCGGACCAAGCAAGGATGGTGAGACAGGACTTGAGTGA